One Drosophila subobscura isolate 14011-0131.10 chromosome U, UCBerk_Dsub_1.0, whole genome shotgun sequence DNA window includes the following coding sequences:
- the LOC117901273 gene encoding phosphoglycerate kinase, whose amino-acid sequence MISQQTTKKLSLKNVDVAGKRVFMRVDFNVPMKDGQITNNQRIVAALPSIKYALDKKCKCLVLASHLGRPEGKKNKRFSLEPVAKELQKVLGRPVCFLDDCVGESTLDAVKNPPQGSVLLLENLRFYAEETGSTKDKNKKKIKADPEKVRQFRSKLAQLGEIFVNDAFGTAHRAHSSMLGEGYKARAAGLLMDKELEYFAKALQEPVKPFLAILGGAKIADKIPLITNLLNNVSVMIVAGGMAFTFLKTLDSMEIGKSLFDEKGAAMVPEIMAKAKEKNVNIILPVDFVCAKKIDSSPNGIVTVDAKQGIPKDMMGLDVGKLSIEIFAGAICASKTIVWNGPPGLFENKHFAHGTRAMLEAVIGATARGATTIVGGGDTATACMQFGGADKVSHVSTGGGASLELLEGKILPGVAALSDA is encoded by the exons ATGATATCG CAGCAAACCACCAAAAAGCTGAGCCTCAAGAACGTTGATGTGGCAGGCAAGCGTGTGTTCATGCG GGTGGACTTTAATGTTCCGATGAAGGATGGCCAAATAACTAACAATCAGCGCATAGTCGCGGCTCTGCCCAGCATCAAGTACGCGCTGGACAAGAAGTGCAAGTGCCTG GTATTGGCTTCGCATTTGGGTCGTCCGGAGgggaaaaagaacaaaagatTCAGCCTGGAACCGGTGGCCAAGGAGCTACAGAAGGTGCTGGGCAGGCCGGTGTGCTTTCTCGACGACTGTGTGGGGGAGAGCACTCTAGATGCGGTGAAGAATCCTCCACAGGGTAGCGTTCTACTGCTGGAGAATCTTCGCTTCTACGCCGAGGAGACGGGCAGCACTAAGGAtaagaacaaaaagaagatCAAGGCTGACCCTGAGAAGGTTAGGCAGTTTCGGAGCAAGTTGGCCCAGCTGGGGGAGATTTTTGTGAATGATGCCTTTGGCACTGCCCACCGTGCCCACAGCTCCATGCTGGGTGAGGGCTACAAAGCTCGAGCTGCCGGGTTGCTGATGGACAAGGAGCTCGAGTACTTTGCCAAGGCGCTGCAGGAACCAGTCAAGCCGTTCCTGGCCATTCTAGGGGGAGCAAAAATAGCTGATAAAATCCCACTCATAACGAATCTTCTCAATAATGTTTCAGTCATGATTGTGGCTGGTGGCATGGCCTTTACATTTCTGAAAACTCTCGACTCCATGGAGATTGGCAAGTCGTTGTTCGACGAGAAAGGTGCCGCCATGGTGCCCGAAataatggcaaaagcaaaggagaAAAATGTCAACATAATCCTCCCCGTGGACTTTGTGTGCGCCAAGAAAATCGACAGCAGCCCAAACGGAATCGTGACCGTGGATGCAAAGCAGGGTATACCCAAGGATATGATGGGTCTTGATGTTGGCAAGTTAtccattgaaatatttgctggTGCCATTTGCGCTTCCAAGACGATTGTTTGGAACGGTCCACCGGGCTTGTTCGAGAACAAACACTTTGCCCATGGCACCAGAGCCATGTTGGAGGCGGTCATTGGGGCTACCGCACGTGGCGCCACTACAATCGTTGGCGGCGGAGACACGGCCACGGCTTGTATGCAGTTTGGTGGCGCGGACAAGGTGTCGCATGTGTCCACGGGCGGTGGTGCTTCACTGGAGCTGCTCGAGGGCAAGATTCTGCCTGGTGTGGCAGCGCTGTCCGATGCCTAA
- the LOC117900056 gene encoding hepatocyte growth factor-regulated tyrosine kinase substrate isoform X3 produces MSSEEELSLEEASPDTMTILKAKGHTFPEMKEADAMFTADTAPNWSDGKVCHRCRVEFTFTNRKHHCRNCGQVFCGQCTAKQCPLPKYGIEKEVRVCDGCFAALLRPAGSVAVAVSSAKPGARPADSDLPAEYLNSSLSQQVQTPARKTEQELKEEEELQLALALSQSEAEQQKQKLQQTPLTSAAAAYRMQQRSPSPEAAQAPKEYQQEEATNPELAKYLNRSYWEQRKISESSSMASPSAPSPMPPTPQPQQTLPVQPKTADEVQIDEFAANMRTQVEIFVNRMKSNSSRGRSISNDSSVQTLFMTLTSLHSQQLSYIKEKDDKRMWYEQLQDKLAQIKDSRAALDVLRQEHVEKLRRIAEEQERQRQMQMAQKLEIMRKKKQEYLQYQRQLALQRIQEQEREMQLRQEQQKAQYLMGQSAPFPYLPASGVAPHGSPSHQPNSVYNPYVAAAPGYAAPAPNGHGQFQGIPPGMYNPAMAQPPANAAPPGMMLPPHLQQPGSMMHQPPPANAQLQHAAPQPQQQQPQMGHVMLQQQQLVQPHPPPQVLAQPPPQAMHQAPAQPLPQAPQQAPPQAPPQAPPVNEIANNQVQAIAAAPAPPQNEPETKPKPVKADEPATAELISFD; encoded by the exons ATGAGCTCCGAGGAGGAACTTAGCTTGGAAGAGGCATCCCCA GACACCATGACTATCCTGAAGGCCAAGGGACACACGTTTCCCGAGATGAAGGAAGCCGACGCCATGTTCACGGCCGACACGGCGCCCAACTGGTCCGACGGCAAGGTCTGCCATCGCTGCCGCGTGGAGTTTACCTTCACCAATCGCAAGCATCACTGCCGTAACTGCGGCCAGGTGTTCTGTGGCCAGTGCACGGCCAAGCAGTGCCCGCTGCCCAAGTACGGCATAGAGAAGGAGGTTCGGGTGTGCGATGGCTGCTTTGCAGCACTCCTGCGTCCGGCTGGGAgtgtcgccgttgccgtcaGCAGCGCCAAGCCTGGAGCACGTCCAGCGGATAGCGATTTGCCGGCGGAGTACTTGAACAGTTCCTTGTCGCAGCAGGTGCAG acGCCCGCCCGCAAGACCGAGCAGGAgctcaaggaggaggaggagctgcaactGGCGCTGGCCCTCAGCCAGTCCGAggccgagcagcagaagcagaagctgcagcaaacGCCGCTGACATCAGCGGCAGCCGCTTACCGCATGCAGCAGCGTTCGCCCAGTCCAGAGGCGGCGCAGGCACCCAAGGAGtaccagcaggaggaggcaacCAACCCGGAATTGGCCAAATACTTGAACCGCAGCTACTGGGAGCAGCGTAAAATCAGCGAATCCTCCTCCATGGCCAGCCCATCAGCCCCAAGTCCCATGCCGCCGacgccacagccgcagcaaacGTTGCCCGTGCAGCCCAAGACCGCCGATGAGGTGCAGATCGATGAGTTTGCCGCCAACATGCGCACCCAGGTGGAGATCTTCGTGAACCGCATGAAGTCCAACTCGAGCCGTGGTCGCAGCATTTCGAATGATTCCTCTGTGCAGACGCTGTTCATGACGCTGACCTCGCTGCACTCCCAGCAGCTGTCGTACATCAAGGAGAAGGACGACAAGCGCATGTGgtacgagcagctgcaggacaaGCTGGCACAGATCAAGGACTCGCGTGCCGCCTTGGACGTGCTGCGGCAGGAGCATGTGGAGAAGCTTCGTCGCATCgccgaggagcaggagcgccAGCGTCAGATGCAAATGGCCCAAAAGCTGGAGATTATGCGCAAGAAGAAGCAAGAATATCTGCAGTACCAGCGCCAGTTGGCACTTCAACGCATTCAGGAGCAGGAACGCGAGATGCAGCTgcgccaggagcagcagaaggctcAGTATCTCATGGGACAATCGGCGCCTTTCCCTTATCTCCCAGCCAGCGGCGTAGCTCCGCATGGCTCACCGTCGCATCAACCGAACAGTGTCTATAATCCgtatgttgctgctgctccagggtatgcagctcctgctcccaaTGGCCACGGACAGTTCCAGGGCATTCCGCCGGGCATGTACAATCCGGCCATGGCCCAGCCACCGGCAAATGCAGCACCTCCCGGCATGATGCTGCCCCCGCACTTACAGCAGCCGGGCAGCATGATGCATCAGCCACCGCCAGCCAATGCGCAGCTGCAACATGCGGCACCtcaaccacaacagcaacagccacaaatggGTCATGTgatgctccagcagcagcagctagttCAGCCTCATCCCCCGCCTCAGGTACTAGCCCAACCACCTCCCCAGGCAATGCATCAAGCACCCGCACAGCCACTACCCCAAGCACCACAACAGGCACCTCCCCAGGCACCACCGCAGGCACCACCAGTCAACGAGATCGCCAACAATCAAGTTCAGGCCATTGCTGCGGCACCCGCTCCCCCACAGAATGAGCCAGAGACGAAGCCGAAGCCCGTAAAAGCAGACGAGCCAGCCACAGCCGAGCTAATAAGCTTCGATTAA
- the LOC117900058 gene encoding ATP-binding cassette sub-family G member 1 codes for MDSSKLLKNVYGIDIRFEDLVYQVNVPRQHEKKSVLKGITGTFKSGELTAIMGPSGAGKSSLMNILTGLTKSGVSGKIEIGKARKLCGYIMQDDHFFPYFTVEETMLMAATLKISNKCVSMKEKRTLIDYLLNSLKLTKTRQTKCSNLSGGQKKRLSIALELIDNPAVLFLDEPTTGLDSSSSFDTIQLLRGLANEGRTIVCTIHQPSTNIYNLFNLIYVLSAGRCTYQGTPQNTVMFLSSVGLECPPYHNPADFLLECVNGDYDDHTEALAESAKDNRWRYDQQLMQGESAEPPSEAQLAKFNESQSPGHVHKVEIQSLDSSKELTRHTYPPAEWMRLWLLIGRCHLQFFRDWTLTYLKLGVHIICAVLIGLFFGDSGSNATKQISNVGMIMIHCVYLWYTTIMPGILRYPSEIEIIKKETFNNWYKLRTYYLATIITSTPVHIIFSTVYITIGYLMTEQPVEMDRFVKYLLSAVVVTICADGLGVFLGTVLNPVNGTFVGAVSTCFMLMFSGFLILLNHIPAAMRIVASLSPLRYALENMVIALYGNHREQLICPPTEFYCHFKNAVTVLRQFGMEQGDFGYNIMMILGQITLFKVLAYFTLKHKIKRI; via the exons atggatAGCAGCAAATTGTTAAAGAACGTCTACGGCATCGACATCCGCTTCGAAGATCTCGTCTACCAGGTCAACGTGCCCAGACAACACG AAAAGAAATCTGTGCTGAAGGGCATCACAGGAACATTTAAATCTGGCGAACTGACAGCCATCATGGGACCCTCGGGTGCCGGCAAATCTAGTCTAATGAACATCCTGACGGGCCTCACAAAATCTGGCGTCAGCGGGAAAATAGAGATTGGCAAGGCACGGAAGCTGTGCGGCTACATAATGCAGGATGATCACTTCTTTCCCTACTTCACGGTGGAGGAGACGATGCTCATGGCGGCCACACTTAAAATCTCCAACAAATGCGTCAGTATGAAGGAGAAGCGAACACTG aTTGATTATTTGCTGAACTCGCTAAAGCTGACAAAAACGCGGCAAACAAAGTGCTCCAATCTGAGTGGCGGACAGAAGAAGCGTCTATCAATTGCCCTGGAGCTTATAGACAATCCAGCAGTTCTATTTTTAGACGAGCCCACAAC GGGCCTGGATAGTTCATCCTCCTTCGACACGATCCAACTGCTGCGAGGCCTGGCAAACGAGGGGCGCACCATTGTGTGCACGATCCACCAGCCTTCGACGAACATCTACAATCTCTTCAACCTGATCTACGTGCTCAGCGCCGGTCGATGCACCTACCAGGGCACGCCCCAGAACACTGTCATGTTTCTGAGCAGCGTAGGACTGGAGTGCCCGCCCTACCACAATCCCGCCGACTTCC TGCTGGAATGCGTCAACGGTGACTACGATGATCACACCGAGGCTCTAGCGGAAAGCGCCAAGGACAACCGTTGGCGCTACGATCAGCAGCTGATGCAGGGCGAGTCAGCGGAGCCGCCTAGCGAGGCCCAACTTGCCAAGTTCAATGAGTCACAGTCGCCCGGGCATGTGCACAAGGTTGAGATACAAAGCCTGGACTCCTCCAAGGAGCTAACACGGCACACATACCCGCCCGCGGAGTGgatgcggctgtggctgctcatTGGACGCTGCCATTTGCAGTTCTTCAGGGATTGG ACACTCACATACCTCAAACTTGGGGTGCACATAATCTGCGCCGTATTGATTGGCCTTTTCTTTGGCGACTCTGGCAGCAATGCCACCAAGCAAATCTCGAATGTGGGCATGATTATGATCCACTGCGTCTATCTCTGGTACACCACCATTATGCCGGGAATACTGCGAT ATCCATCCGAGATAGAGATCATCAAGAAGGAAACCTTTAACAACTGGTACAAGCTGCGAACCTATTACCTTGCCACCATAATCACTTCCACACCAGTTCAT atcATCTTTTCCACGGTATATATCACTATAGGATACCTCATGACCGAACAGCCCGTCGAGATGGATCGATTTGTAAAATATCTGCTCTCAGCCGTGGTGGTTACCATCTGCGCCGATGGTTTGGGCGTGTTTCTGGGCACCGTGCTGAATCCAGTT AATGGAACGTTTGTTGGTGCCGTTTCCACGTGCTTCATGCTGATGTTCTCCGGTTTTCTCATTTTGCTGAACCACATTCCCGCCGCGATGCGGATTGTCGCTTCATTATCACCGTTACGGTATGCCTTGGAGAATATGGTCATAGCGCTTTATGGCAACCATCGAGAACAGCTGATCTGTCCACCCACGGAGTTTTACTGCCACTTCAA AAACGCCGTTACTGTGCTGCGTCAGTTTGGAATGGAGCAGGGCGACTTTGGCTACAACATCATGATGATTCTTGGCCAAATAACGCTGTTCAAGGTGTTGGCCTACTTCACGCTGAAGCACAAAATCAAAAGGATTTGA
- the LOC117900056 gene encoding hepatocyte growth factor-regulated tyrosine kinase substrate isoform X1 — translation MFRSSFDKNLESATSHLRLEPDWPSILLICDEINQKDVTPKNAFAAIKKKMNSPNPHSACYSLLVLESIVKNCGAPVHEEVFTKENCEMFSSFLESTPHENVRQKMLELVQTWANAFRSSDKYQSIKDTMTILKAKGHTFPEMKEADAMFTADTAPNWSDGKVCHRCRVEFTFTNRKHHCRNCGQVFCGQCTAKQCPLPKYGIEKEVRVCDGCFAALLRPAGSVAVAVSSAKPGARPADSDLPAEYLNSSLSQQVQTPARKTEQELKEEEELQLALALSQSEAEQQKQKLQQTPLTSAAAAYRMQQRSPSPEAAQAPKEYQQEEATNPELAKYLNRSYWEQRKISESSSMASPSAPSPMPPTPQPQQTLPVQPKTADEVQIDEFAANMRTQVEIFVNRMKSNSSRGRSISNDSSVQTLFMTLTSLHSQQLSYIKEKDDKRMWYEQLQDKLAQIKDSRAALDVLRQEHVEKLRRIAEEQERQRQMQMAQKLEIMRKKKQEYLQYQRQLALQRIQEQEREMQLRQEQQKAQYLMGQSAPFPYLPASGVAPHGSPSHQPNSVYNPYVAAAPGYAAPAPNGHGQFQGIPPGMYNPAMAQPPANAAPPGMMLPPHLQQPGSMMHQPPPANAQLQHAAPQPQQQQPQMGHVMLQQQQLVQPHPPPQVLAQPPPQAMHQAPAQPLPQAPQQAPPQAPPQAPPVNEIANNQVQAIAAAPAPPQNEPETKPKPVKADEPATAELISFD, via the exons ATGTTTCGATCGAGCTTTGATAAGAATTTAG AGAGCGCCACGAGCCATCTACGCTTGGAGCCAGACTGGCCCTCCATCCTCCTCATCTGCGATGAAATCAATCAGAAAGATGTTAC ACCGAAGAATGCCTTCGCCGCGATCAAGAAGAAAATGAACTCGCCCAATCCGCACTCGGCCTGCTAttcgctgctggtgctggagagCATTGTGAAGAACTGTGGCGCACCCGTGCACGAGGAGGTGTTCACCAAGGAAAACTGCGAGATGTTCAGCAGCTTCCTAGAGTCCACACCCCACGAGAACGTGCGCCAGAAAATGCTGGAACTGGTGCAGACCTGGGCCAACGCCTTCCGCTCGTCGGACAAATATCAATCCATTAAG GACACCATGACTATCCTGAAGGCCAAGGGACACACGTTTCCCGAGATGAAGGAAGCCGACGCCATGTTCACGGCCGACACGGCGCCCAACTGGTCCGACGGCAAGGTCTGCCATCGCTGCCGCGTGGAGTTTACCTTCACCAATCGCAAGCATCACTGCCGTAACTGCGGCCAGGTGTTCTGTGGCCAGTGCACGGCCAAGCAGTGCCCGCTGCCCAAGTACGGCATAGAGAAGGAGGTTCGGGTGTGCGATGGCTGCTTTGCAGCACTCCTGCGTCCGGCTGGGAgtgtcgccgttgccgtcaGCAGCGCCAAGCCTGGAGCACGTCCAGCGGATAGCGATTTGCCGGCGGAGTACTTGAACAGTTCCTTGTCGCAGCAGGTGCAG acGCCCGCCCGCAAGACCGAGCAGGAgctcaaggaggaggaggagctgcaactGGCGCTGGCCCTCAGCCAGTCCGAggccgagcagcagaagcagaagctgcagcaaacGCCGCTGACATCAGCGGCAGCCGCTTACCGCATGCAGCAGCGTTCGCCCAGTCCAGAGGCGGCGCAGGCACCCAAGGAGtaccagcaggaggaggcaacCAACCCGGAATTGGCCAAATACTTGAACCGCAGCTACTGGGAGCAGCGTAAAATCAGCGAATCCTCCTCCATGGCCAGCCCATCAGCCCCAAGTCCCATGCCGCCGacgccacagccgcagcaaacGTTGCCCGTGCAGCCCAAGACCGCCGATGAGGTGCAGATCGATGAGTTTGCCGCCAACATGCGCACCCAGGTGGAGATCTTCGTGAACCGCATGAAGTCCAACTCGAGCCGTGGTCGCAGCATTTCGAATGATTCCTCTGTGCAGACGCTGTTCATGACGCTGACCTCGCTGCACTCCCAGCAGCTGTCGTACATCAAGGAGAAGGACGACAAGCGCATGTGgtacgagcagctgcaggacaaGCTGGCACAGATCAAGGACTCGCGTGCCGCCTTGGACGTGCTGCGGCAGGAGCATGTGGAGAAGCTTCGTCGCATCgccgaggagcaggagcgccAGCGTCAGATGCAAATGGCCCAAAAGCTGGAGATTATGCGCAAGAAGAAGCAAGAATATCTGCAGTACCAGCGCCAGTTGGCACTTCAACGCATTCAGGAGCAGGAACGCGAGATGCAGCTgcgccaggagcagcagaaggctcAGTATCTCATGGGACAATCGGCGCCTTTCCCTTATCTCCCAGCCAGCGGCGTAGCTCCGCATGGCTCACCGTCGCATCAACCGAACAGTGTCTATAATCCgtatgttgctgctgctccagggtatgcagctcctgctcccaaTGGCCACGGACAGTTCCAGGGCATTCCGCCGGGCATGTACAATCCGGCCATGGCCCAGCCACCGGCAAATGCAGCACCTCCCGGCATGATGCTGCCCCCGCACTTACAGCAGCCGGGCAGCATGATGCATCAGCCACCGCCAGCCAATGCGCAGCTGCAACATGCGGCACCtcaaccacaacagcaacagccacaaatggGTCATGTgatgctccagcagcagcagctagttCAGCCTCATCCCCCGCCTCAGGTACTAGCCCAACCACCTCCCCAGGCAATGCATCAAGCACCCGCACAGCCACTACCCCAAGCACCACAACAGGCACCTCCCCAGGCACCACCGCAGGCACCACCAGTCAACGAGATCGCCAACAATCAAGTTCAGGCCATTGCTGCGGCACCCGCTCCCCCACAGAATGAGCCAGAGACGAAGCCGAAGCCCGTAAAAGCAGACGAGCCAGCCACAGCCGAGCTAATAAGCTTCGATTAA
- the LOC117900056 gene encoding hepatocyte growth factor-regulated tyrosine kinase substrate isoform X2 has product MFRSSFDKNLESATSHLRLEPDWPSILLICDEINQKDVTPKNAFAAIKKKMNSPNPHSACYSLLVLESIVKNCGAPVHEEVFTKENCEMFSSFLESTPHENVRQKMLELVQTWANAFRSSDKYQSIKDTMTILKAKGHTFPEMKEADAMFTADTAPNWSDGKVCHRCRVEFTFTNRKHHCRNCGQVFCGQCTAKQCPLPKYGIEKEVRVCDGCFAALLRPAGSVAVAVSSAKPGARPADSDLPAEYLNSSLSQQTPARKTEQELKEEEELQLALALSQSEAEQQKQKLQQTPLTSAAAAYRMQQRSPSPEAAQAPKEYQQEEATNPELAKYLNRSYWEQRKISESSSMASPSAPSPMPPTPQPQQTLPVQPKTADEVQIDEFAANMRTQVEIFVNRMKSNSSRGRSISNDSSVQTLFMTLTSLHSQQLSYIKEKDDKRMWYEQLQDKLAQIKDSRAALDVLRQEHVEKLRRIAEEQERQRQMQMAQKLEIMRKKKQEYLQYQRQLALQRIQEQEREMQLRQEQQKAQYLMGQSAPFPYLPASGVAPHGSPSHQPNSVYNPYVAAAPGYAAPAPNGHGQFQGIPPGMYNPAMAQPPANAAPPGMMLPPHLQQPGSMMHQPPPANAQLQHAAPQPQQQQPQMGHVMLQQQQLVQPHPPPQVLAQPPPQAMHQAPAQPLPQAPQQAPPQAPPQAPPVNEIANNQVQAIAAAPAPPQNEPETKPKPVKADEPATAELISFD; this is encoded by the exons ATGTTTCGATCGAGCTTTGATAAGAATTTAG AGAGCGCCACGAGCCATCTACGCTTGGAGCCAGACTGGCCCTCCATCCTCCTCATCTGCGATGAAATCAATCAGAAAGATGTTAC ACCGAAGAATGCCTTCGCCGCGATCAAGAAGAAAATGAACTCGCCCAATCCGCACTCGGCCTGCTAttcgctgctggtgctggagagCATTGTGAAGAACTGTGGCGCACCCGTGCACGAGGAGGTGTTCACCAAGGAAAACTGCGAGATGTTCAGCAGCTTCCTAGAGTCCACACCCCACGAGAACGTGCGCCAGAAAATGCTGGAACTGGTGCAGACCTGGGCCAACGCCTTCCGCTCGTCGGACAAATATCAATCCATTAAG GACACCATGACTATCCTGAAGGCCAAGGGACACACGTTTCCCGAGATGAAGGAAGCCGACGCCATGTTCACGGCCGACACGGCGCCCAACTGGTCCGACGGCAAGGTCTGCCATCGCTGCCGCGTGGAGTTTACCTTCACCAATCGCAAGCATCACTGCCGTAACTGCGGCCAGGTGTTCTGTGGCCAGTGCACGGCCAAGCAGTGCCCGCTGCCCAAGTACGGCATAGAGAAGGAGGTTCGGGTGTGCGATGGCTGCTTTGCAGCACTCCTGCGTCCGGCTGGGAgtgtcgccgttgccgtcaGCAGCGCCAAGCCTGGAGCACGTCCAGCGGATAGCGATTTGCCGGCGGAGTACTTGAACAGTTCCTTGTCGCAGCAG acGCCCGCCCGCAAGACCGAGCAGGAgctcaaggaggaggaggagctgcaactGGCGCTGGCCCTCAGCCAGTCCGAggccgagcagcagaagcagaagctgcagcaaacGCCGCTGACATCAGCGGCAGCCGCTTACCGCATGCAGCAGCGTTCGCCCAGTCCAGAGGCGGCGCAGGCACCCAAGGAGtaccagcaggaggaggcaacCAACCCGGAATTGGCCAAATACTTGAACCGCAGCTACTGGGAGCAGCGTAAAATCAGCGAATCCTCCTCCATGGCCAGCCCATCAGCCCCAAGTCCCATGCCGCCGacgccacagccgcagcaaacGTTGCCCGTGCAGCCCAAGACCGCCGATGAGGTGCAGATCGATGAGTTTGCCGCCAACATGCGCACCCAGGTGGAGATCTTCGTGAACCGCATGAAGTCCAACTCGAGCCGTGGTCGCAGCATTTCGAATGATTCCTCTGTGCAGACGCTGTTCATGACGCTGACCTCGCTGCACTCCCAGCAGCTGTCGTACATCAAGGAGAAGGACGACAAGCGCATGTGgtacgagcagctgcaggacaaGCTGGCACAGATCAAGGACTCGCGTGCCGCCTTGGACGTGCTGCGGCAGGAGCATGTGGAGAAGCTTCGTCGCATCgccgaggagcaggagcgccAGCGTCAGATGCAAATGGCCCAAAAGCTGGAGATTATGCGCAAGAAGAAGCAAGAATATCTGCAGTACCAGCGCCAGTTGGCACTTCAACGCATTCAGGAGCAGGAACGCGAGATGCAGCTgcgccaggagcagcagaaggctcAGTATCTCATGGGACAATCGGCGCCTTTCCCTTATCTCCCAGCCAGCGGCGTAGCTCCGCATGGCTCACCGTCGCATCAACCGAACAGTGTCTATAATCCgtatgttgctgctgctccagggtatgcagctcctgctcccaaTGGCCACGGACAGTTCCAGGGCATTCCGCCGGGCATGTACAATCCGGCCATGGCCCAGCCACCGGCAAATGCAGCACCTCCCGGCATGATGCTGCCCCCGCACTTACAGCAGCCGGGCAGCATGATGCATCAGCCACCGCCAGCCAATGCGCAGCTGCAACATGCGGCACCtcaaccacaacagcaacagccacaaatggGTCATGTgatgctccagcagcagcagctagttCAGCCTCATCCCCCGCCTCAGGTACTAGCCCAACCACCTCCCCAGGCAATGCATCAAGCACCCGCACAGCCACTACCCCAAGCACCACAACAGGCACCTCCCCAGGCACCACCGCAGGCACCACCAGTCAACGAGATCGCCAACAATCAAGTTCAGGCCATTGCTGCGGCACCCGCTCCCCCACAGAATGAGCCAGAGACGAAGCCGAAGCCCGTAAAAGCAGACGAGCCAGCCACAGCCGAGCTAATAAGCTTCGATTAA